The following coding sequences are from one Shewanella violacea DSS12 window:
- a CDS encoding transposase, producing MARPRSTLMSIEDTPFYHCISRCIRMAWLTGVDRYSGKSYEHRREWVESRILELAQIFAIDVAAYAVMSNHLHLVLRVDIFEANSWTDKEVVAHWHQLFKGTEITQKFAKGELVESFEVKPLKHSIAQYRSRLSDISWFMRCLNEPIARQANKEDNCTGRFWEGRFKSQALLDEAAVLACMAYVDLNPIRAKMAATPETSDFTSIQRRITAACNGEQPKSLLPFVGNERKDMPKGLMFSAKDYLQLVDDTGRIIRDDKRGAISQTSQLILDRLNIPQANWLKLTTEFSRLFKGPVGTLQELDAYCEHLDRKRRQGAANCHRWLDSA from the coding sequence ATGGCCAGACCAAGAAGCACATTGATGAGCATTGAAGACACGCCTTTCTACCACTGTATTTCTAGATGTATTCGCATGGCGTGGCTTACGGGAGTCGATAGATACTCAGGCAAGTCATACGAGCATCGGCGTGAATGGGTTGAGTCTAGGATACTTGAACTAGCTCAAATTTTTGCGATAGATGTGGCGGCTTATGCTGTTATGTCTAACCACCTGCATTTAGTGCTTAGGGTTGATATTTTTGAGGCTAATAGCTGGACAGATAAAGAAGTGGTAGCGCATTGGCATCAGCTGTTTAAAGGGACTGAAATTACGCAGAAGTTTGCTAAGGGGGAGTTAGTTGAAAGCTTTGAAGTTAAACCCTTAAAGCATTCAATTGCTCAATACCGAAGTCGATTAAGTGATATATCTTGGTTTATGCGCTGCCTCAATGAACCCATTGCGAGACAGGCGAACAAGGAAGATAACTGTACAGGGAGATTTTGGGAGGGGAGGTTCAAGTCCCAAGCCTTACTGGATGAGGCCGCTGTTCTGGCCTGCATGGCTTATGTAGACCTCAATCCAATCCGCGCCAAGATGGCCGCAACACCTGAAACCTCAGACTTCACCAGCATTCAGCGACGTATAACTGCAGCTTGTAATGGAGAGCAACCTAAGTCACTACTGCCATTTGTGGGTAATGAACGCAAGGATATGCCAAAAGGACTGATGTTCAGTGCTAAAGATTACTTACAACTGGTTGATGATACTGGGCGTATTATTAGAGACGACAAGCGTGGTGCCATTAGCCAGACATCACAACTGATACTCGATAGACTCAACATTCCTCAAGCGAATTGGCTAAAACTCACCACTGAATTCAGCCGACTATTTAAAGGTCCAGTAGGAACCCTTCAAGAGTTAGATGCCTACTGCGAACACTTAGATAGAAAGCGCCGGCAAGGGGCGGCTAACTGTCATCGATGGCTAGATAGCGCCTAG
- a CDS encoding cold shock domain-containing protein: MMKGTVKWFNNTKGFGFICPGAGGEDVFAHYSAIQMEGYRTLVAGQTVEYKVEAGPKGMHALAITPADEMSVN, encoded by the coding sequence ATGATGAAAGGAACGGTTAAGTGGTTTAACAACACCAAAGGCTTTGGGTTTATCTGTCCAGGTGCTGGTGGTGAGGATGTATTTGCCCACTATTCAGCTATACAGATGGAAGGTTACCGGACTCTGGTGGCGGGTCAAACTGTCGAATATAAGGTAGAAGCTGGTCCTAAAGGCATGCATGCATTGGCTATAACACCAGCTGATGAGATGTCAGTGAATTAG
- a CDS encoding cold-shock protein: MSKGTVKWFNADKGFGFITPEDGSKDLFVHHSEIQSGGDYATLNDGQAVEYEVGQGQKGPCANKVVAV, translated from the coding sequence ATGAGTAAAGGTACAGTAAAGTGGTTCAATGCTGATAAAGGTTTCGGATTTATTACACCAGAAGATGGCAGCAAAGATCTTTTTGTTCACCATTCAGAGATTCAAAGTGGTGGCGATTACGCAACACTAAATGACGGTCAAGCAGTTGAATATGAAGTTGGTCAAGGTCAAAAAGGACCTTGCGCTAATAAAGTTGTCGCTGTTTAG
- a CDS encoding LysR family transcriptional regulator, with translation MLEQIKVFHQVVDSGSFSQAAQVLHMAPSSIARNIDSLEAQLKTTLFKRSTRQLILTEEGSYFYKQSGKLVEDADILLAEMRGAQDTPQGLLRISVFESFGNLCLAPIIPEFLQMYPDVQVDLDLDNKLVDLHSDNVDLAIRIGVPQDSGLKARKLLENRTLLTASPIYVEQHKTITQPSDLGEHNCLLISQERQRNHWYFNKGKSKRKVSVTGNLISKGGSPLLIAALKGCGVLLLSEWMVKPYLESKDLVAILPDWTVNHRENGSGEIYAIYKDAQYPKPHIRAFLDFMVNKLTRVR, from the coding sequence ATGTTAGAACAGATTAAGGTGTTTCATCAGGTTGTGGATTCGGGAAGTTTTTCTCAGGCTGCTCAGGTCTTGCATATGGCACCATCTTCAATCGCCCGCAATATCGATAGTCTTGAAGCTCAGCTTAAAACAACACTATTTAAGCGGAGTACTCGTCAGCTAATCTTAACCGAAGAGGGGAGTTATTTTTACAAACAGTCAGGCAAGTTAGTTGAAGATGCCGATATCTTGCTGGCTGAGATGCGGGGGGCCCAAGATACTCCCCAAGGCTTGTTAAGGATCTCTGTGTTCGAAAGCTTTGGCAACCTATGTCTGGCGCCGATTATTCCTGAGTTTTTGCAGATGTACCCAGATGTGCAAGTTGATTTAGACCTAGACAATAAGCTGGTGGATCTTCATAGCGATAATGTGGATCTGGCCATTCGTATCGGTGTTCCCCAAGATAGTGGTTTAAAGGCTAGGAAATTACTGGAAAATCGTACCTTGTTAACGGCATCACCTATCTATGTAGAGCAGCATAAAACGATCACACAGCCCAGTGATCTAGGTGAGCATAACTGCTTACTCATCAGCCAAGAGAGGCAGAGGAATCATTGGTATTTCAACAAGGGGAAAAGCAAGCGAAAGGTCTCTGTTACGGGCAATTTGATATCTAAAGGAGGCTCCCCCTTGCTAATCGCGGCACTCAAAGGTTGCGGTGTACTCCTGTTATCTGAGTGGATGGTAAAACCTTACCTTGAGAGTAAAGACCTAGTAGCCATTTTGCCTGATTGGACGGTAAATCATAGGGAGAATGGTAGTGGTGAAATTTATGCTATTTACAAAGATGCTCAATATCCTAAGCCGCATATCAGAGCATTTTTAGACTTTATGGTTAATAAATTAACAAGGGTGCGTTAA
- a CDS encoding GNAT family N-acetyltransferase: MRPIELSDNKSYLDVRKIHLFLCNESTWAKNISYQLVCKSIENSICIGAYIDKNQIGFSRIITDHATFANLVDVIVWPKFRGQGVSKLLMEAVLNHESVKSVRRFTLATSNAHGLYDQFGFSSLSKPDAFMEIYKPNIYQTAL; this comes from the coding sequence GTGAGACCGATAGAGTTAAGTGATAATAAATCCTATCTTGATGTTAGAAAAATCCATCTATTTCTTTGTAATGAAAGCACTTGGGCAAAAAATATAAGCTACCAGCTTGTCTGCAAATCTATTGAAAACTCAATATGTATTGGTGCATATATAGATAAAAATCAAATTGGTTTTAGTCGCATCATCACAGACCATGCAACTTTTGCTAATTTGGTGGATGTTATTGTGTGGCCAAAATTTCGTGGGCAAGGTGTTTCAAAGCTACTTATGGAAGCCGTTTTAAATCACGAGAGTGTTAAAAGTGTAAGGCGTTTTACTCTTGCTACATCTAATGCTCATGGTTTGTATGATCAATTTGGTTTTTCATCATTAAGTAAACCTGATGCATTCATGGAAATTTATAAGCCAAATATCTATCAAACAGCGTTATAG
- a CDS encoding Zn-ribbon motif protein, translated as MAKPNKKGPTRTVDIFCAKCKTQLFKYRKGGKGSLVKCFKERIVDDLTKIPCTCPNCGQEFARDTLVRGTPAFKMIGGKVTFK; from the coding sequence ATGGCAAAACCCAATAAGAAAGGCCCCACTCGCACTGTCGATATCTTCTGTGCTAAATGTAAAACCCAGCTATTTAAGTATCGTAAGGGTGGCAAAGGCTCTTTAGTAAAGTGCTTCAAGGAACGAATCGTCGACGACTTAACTAAAATACCCTGCACCTGCCCAAATTGTGGACAAGAGTTCGCTAGGGATACTTTAGTTCGAGGCACGCCGGCGTTTAAGATGATAGGTGGCAAGGTAACCTTTAAATAG
- a CDS encoding carboxymuconolactone decarboxylase family protein yields the protein MTKRIDIAKTQPAALTAMMSVENYLAETKLSSTLKELIKIRASMINQCAYCIQMHTQEALKAGISPQKLFAVSAWKESPLFDATERAVLALTDELTHVSQAGLTDSTYQAGLELLGEDQIAQVIMQVIMINAWNRFAIATKMKH from the coding sequence ATGACAAAACGTATCGATATAGCAAAAACACAGCCAGCCGCATTAACTGCCATGATGTCTGTCGAAAATTATCTAGCAGAAACTAAACTATCGTCAACACTAAAAGAGCTAATCAAGATCCGCGCATCCATGATTAATCAGTGCGCTTATTGCATTCAAATGCATACACAAGAGGCTTTGAAAGCTGGCATATCACCACAGAAGTTATTTGCTGTATCGGCCTGGAAAGAATCTCCCCTGTTTGATGCTACTGAGCGGGCGGTACTCGCCCTCACCGATGAACTCACCCACGTTTCACAAGCGGGTCTAACCGACAGCACGTATCAAGCCGGTCTCGAGTTATTAGGTGAAGATCAGATAGCTCAAGTGATAATGCAGGTCATAATGATCAACGCCTGGAACCGTTTTGCTATCGCGACCAAGATGAAGCATTAA
- a CDS encoding penicillin acylase family protein → MTKIIKILLVSTLSLIFIFLSTAYFGLHLSLPKLSGQFRSGHLFESVTIERDRLGTVIIHGQNRQDVAYALGFAHGQDRFFQMDLLRRNSAGELAEIFGKKALKLDKSRRFHQLRKRAEKTVAKMDPKQKLLLQTYANGVNAAVAEQNLSSFEYLLTGTSPQKWQPADSLLVIFSMYLDLQGNTPKRDMALTQIKRLYGEQMLAFVTQNSPYQAALDSSILPIEDILTPELEPQLLATALMSTIEEPIDIGSNNWAVTGALTMSGRAMLSDDMHLSFGVPIIWYRAQLNYPSATGETIQVTGVSLPGAPAIVVGTNNKVAWGFTNAYIDTADWIAIDENELLTTEIEVIKLPGSLSSIKYPLLLSKFGPVKRVNGQDYALAWVAHQDYAVDMELLGLETISNVQEGLALATSFGIPIQNLMLVDSKGNAAWKPAGAVPSRTNPANVAQSPDSFQGVLWGIDETELPQVLNPEHGRLWSANSRVISAEEFSRFGDGGYALGARSQQIRDRLFESEQFTEQDFYRLQLDNKAKFLTPWHDYLINLLSDEPVRFAKDIQFIRDWQACACADSVGYTLVRSFRAKLLDASFAPIETGLKQINVSLSPIKRYLEPAMWQLLEDEPSSWLPEPFLNWNKFAIQAYADSTQELLDKHSDNGALDSLNWGKVNALRIQHPFSKQMPLLSTLLDMPTVTGFGDSFMPAVQRSSFGASQRFIVQPGLESQAIMVIPGGQSGHPLSDYYRAGFDEYANHESTPLLPGNILHKITIQAVN, encoded by the coding sequence ATGACTAAAATAATAAAAATACTCCTAGTTTCGACCCTCTCTTTGATTTTCATTTTTCTCTCTACAGCCTATTTTGGACTGCATCTGAGTTTACCTAAGTTATCTGGGCAGTTTCGCAGTGGCCATCTATTTGAATCCGTTACCATAGAAAGAGACAGATTAGGGACTGTGATCATTCATGGTCAAAATCGTCAAGATGTGGCTTATGCTCTGGGTTTTGCACACGGACAAGATAGATTTTTTCAGATGGACTTACTTAGACGTAACTCGGCTGGAGAGCTCGCTGAGATCTTCGGTAAAAAGGCGCTTAAGTTAGATAAGTCTCGTCGCTTTCATCAACTAAGAAAGCGTGCCGAAAAGACAGTCGCTAAGATGGACCCCAAACAAAAGCTGCTATTACAGACCTATGCTAATGGTGTTAACGCGGCGGTAGCAGAGCAAAACCTGAGTTCTTTCGAGTATCTGCTCACTGGGACCAGCCCTCAAAAGTGGCAACCCGCGGATAGCTTGCTGGTTATCTTTAGCATGTACCTGGATCTGCAAGGTAACACCCCAAAGCGAGACATGGCTCTGACTCAGATTAAACGCCTTTATGGCGAGCAGATGTTAGCTTTCGTGACACAAAATAGCCCTTATCAGGCGGCGCTAGATTCAAGTATTCTCCCCATAGAAGATATATTAACGCCAGAGCTTGAACCTCAATTGCTAGCGACGGCTCTGATGAGCACTATTGAGGAACCTATTGATATCGGCAGCAATAACTGGGCGGTAACTGGCGCCTTAACCATGAGTGGCCGAGCCATGTTGTCCGACGATATGCATCTGTCGTTTGGGGTACCTATCATCTGGTACCGTGCTCAATTGAATTATCCATCAGCTACAGGTGAGACTATACAAGTGACAGGTGTCTCCTTACCCGGCGCTCCGGCCATTGTTGTGGGCACAAATAACAAGGTCGCCTGGGGATTTACCAATGCCTATATAGATACAGCTGACTGGATAGCAATCGATGAGAACGAGCTGTTAACCACAGAGATAGAAGTAATCAAGCTCCCGGGGTCTTTATCGAGTATCAAATATCCGCTGCTATTATCTAAATTTGGCCCGGTTAAGCGTGTTAACGGACAAGATTATGCGCTTGCTTGGGTGGCACACCAAGATTATGCCGTCGATATGGAACTGCTGGGATTAGAGACAATATCGAATGTGCAAGAGGGATTAGCACTGGCGACGTCATTTGGGATCCCGATACAAAACTTGATGTTAGTCGACAGTAAAGGTAACGCCGCCTGGAAGCCCGCCGGAGCTGTACCCTCCAGGACTAACCCAGCGAATGTGGCGCAATCTCCTGACTCCTTTCAAGGTGTCTTGTGGGGCATAGATGAGACAGAGCTACCACAAGTACTGAATCCTGAGCATGGACGGCTGTGGTCAGCCAACTCTCGTGTTATATCGGCAGAGGAATTCAGCCGCTTTGGCGATGGAGGCTATGCCCTAGGTGCCAGAAGCCAGCAGATCCGTGACCGTTTATTCGAATCTGAGCAGTTTACCGAGCAGGATTTTTATCGATTGCAGTTAGACAACAAGGCTAAATTTCTAACGCCTTGGCATGATTATCTGATTAACCTGCTGTCAGATGAGCCGGTTCGGTTTGCCAAAGATATTCAATTTATCAGGGATTGGCAGGCATGTGCCTGTGCTGATTCTGTTGGCTATACCTTAGTTCGTAGTTTCAGGGCTAAGTTACTCGATGCCAGTTTTGCCCCAATAGAGACAGGTTTAAAACAGATAAACGTTTCTCTATCTCCTATTAAGCGTTATTTGGAACCTGCCATGTGGCAGCTACTGGAAGATGAGCCTAGCTCTTGGCTTCCCGAGCCGTTTTTGAATTGGAATAAGTTTGCCATTCAGGCCTATGCTGACTCGACTCAAGAGTTATTAGATAAACACAGTGATAACGGCGCCCTAGACTCCCTGAACTGGGGCAAGGTCAATGCCCTCAGAATACAGCATCCCTTCAGTAAACAGATGCCGCTGTTAAGCACCTTGCTGGACATGCCAACAGTGACAGGCTTTGGTGATAGCTTTATGCCTGCGGTGCAAAGGAGTTCTTTTGGTGCATCTCAACGTTTCATCGTGCAACCTGGGCTCGAGTCTCAAGCCATCATGGTGATACCTGGCGGTCAGTCAGGTCATCCCTTATCCGATTATTATCGTGCAGGCTTCGATGAATATGCTAACCATGAGTCAACGCCTCTGCTGCCTGGTAATATCTTGCATAAGATAACTATTCAAGCAGTCAATTAA
- a CDS encoding tetratricopeptide repeat protein, which produces MVANVSLSKLIKRHFYVLFTLFLTLVIGFIYIYMQNSKKSSLEAGSILVLPVKATAKTAVESVDTQWSVYGEMDKLIHRLGSSERYIVLQAEDVIEIMNRASVSKDDLTIEDMQTIFEVSGASLIIEAEVFVDSARSQLAYRLHQKQVMDSGHLVGTDVEELFLQLSNLINLKTGANQVSINTVNDSRFVNPDIVRALDLLQSGKLNVARTYLERASMAEPDNVTAKRLLANLLTENRDFILAHELLTLAIEQAKTQGNIGELARLRLSLANNFVGKNEVERALPLLSIAKQDAAKEKDWLYLAYIFELSGHVNQRLNRYAAARYQFKKSIYYHQKIKCPYGQVQGQNSLAELEFLDLNYSKAYRLTKLSLDIIIQRNLPGLRGKTLKLQSKFENKLQRIR; this is translated from the coding sequence ATGGTTGCCAATGTAAGTTTATCCAAGTTAATCAAGCGGCATTTTTATGTTTTATTCACTTTATTCCTTACTTTAGTTATTGGATTTATTTATATATATATGCAGAACAGCAAAAAATCATCTTTAGAGGCTGGCTCTATCTTGGTTCTGCCGGTGAAAGCTACAGCGAAAACAGCAGTGGAATCTGTAGATACTCAATGGAGTGTTTATGGTGAAATGGACAAATTAATCCATCGACTGGGATCTTCTGAGCGGTATATTGTGCTACAAGCTGAAGATGTTATTGAGATAATGAATCGAGCTTCAGTTTCAAAGGATGATTTAACTATTGAGGATATGCAGACAATCTTTGAGGTTTCAGGTGCATCCCTCATCATAGAGGCAGAGGTGTTTGTCGATTCTGCACGGAGCCAGCTTGCCTATCGTTTACATCAAAAACAGGTTATGGATAGTGGTCACTTAGTAGGCACGGATGTTGAGGAATTGTTTTTACAGCTTTCAAATTTGATAAATCTCAAAACAGGTGCGAATCAAGTAAGTATAAATACCGTTAATGATTCAAGGTTCGTAAACCCGGATATCGTCAGGGCACTGGACTTGTTACAGTCTGGAAAACTAAATGTCGCAAGAACCTATCTGGAACGAGCATCAATGGCTGAACCTGACAATGTCACTGCTAAGCGACTCCTTGCAAACCTATTAACAGAGAACCGAGATTTTATCTTAGCCCATGAGCTATTAACTTTAGCTATTGAGCAAGCAAAGACACAGGGAAATATTGGTGAATTAGCTAGGTTGAGATTATCTTTAGCTAATAACTTTGTTGGTAAAAATGAAGTTGAGCGTGCGTTACCCCTACTTTCGATAGCAAAGCAGGATGCGGCAAAAGAAAAGGATTGGCTTTATTTAGCCTATATTTTTGAGCTTTCTGGTCATGTTAACCAAAGGCTAAATCGATATGCTGCAGCTAGGTATCAATTTAAAAAATCTATTTATTATCATCAAAAAATCAAATGTCCATATGGCCAAGTACAAGGTCAGAATAGTTTGGCAGAGCTTGAGTTTTTGGACCTTAATTACTCCAAAGCCTACCGACTAACAAAATTGTCACTAGACATAATCATTCAAAGAAACCTTCCTGGCTTACGCGGTAAGACGTTAAAATTACAGTCTAAATTTGAGAATAAGCTGCAAAGAATAAGGTGA
- a CDS encoding amidohydrolase translates to MKLTKICLSLALVFMMTSPLAVHANSLDSSLALSVSKALPKLEKLYLHLHQHPELSYQEKATGKRMAKELLALGFEVTDNYGGYGVVGIFKNGDGPTVMIRADIDGLPIIEQTGKPYASIVTTTDAEHQSVGIMHGCGHDIHMTSLIGTAEQLVKHKSDWQGTLMMVAQPAEEVGGGAKAMLAQGLFTEFPTPDYVLGLHVSASLPAGKVAIAPGYALANVDSVDITIKGKGGHGAYPHMTIDPVVLAARTVMALQTIASREISPLEPNVITVGSIHGGAKHNIISNEVKLQLTLRSYNPQVRQQQIAAIKRMTKGIAMSAGLPDSLMPVVYVHQDETIPSTYNNPQLASSVQASIEGEIGKANVVKSEPVMAGEDFGLYGLTPQKRPITIFWLGAVEPKLYQASKVSGERLPSLHSSKFAPDYPLTISTGVRAMSRSAMDLFNASSWSR, encoded by the coding sequence ATGAAACTCACTAAAATATGCCTGTCACTGGCCTTGGTATTTATGATGACGAGCCCGCTAGCGGTTCATGCAAACAGCCTTGACTCATCATTAGCACTATCTGTCAGCAAAGCCCTGCCTAAACTCGAGAAGCTTTATTTGCATCTGCATCAACATCCTGAGCTTTCTTATCAAGAGAAGGCGACGGGGAAGAGGATGGCGAAGGAGCTTTTAGCGCTGGGTTTTGAGGTGACGGATAATTACGGCGGTTATGGCGTGGTAGGTATATTTAAAAATGGCGATGGCCCCACTGTGATGATCCGTGCCGATATCGATGGCTTGCCAATCATAGAGCAGACCGGAAAACCTTATGCATCCATAGTGACCACAACAGATGCCGAGCATCAATCGGTTGGCATCATGCATGGCTGTGGCCATGATATTCATATGACCAGTTTAATCGGCACTGCTGAGCAGCTGGTGAAGCATAAGAGTGATTGGCAGGGTACCTTGATGATGGTGGCACAACCTGCAGAAGAGGTAGGCGGCGGCGCCAAAGCCATGTTAGCACAAGGTTTATTCACTGAATTTCCAACACCTGACTATGTTCTCGGTCTGCATGTCAGTGCATCGCTTCCTGCGGGGAAAGTGGCCATAGCGCCGGGTTATGCTTTGGCTAATGTCGACTCGGTGGATATCACCATTAAAGGCAAGGGAGGCCATGGCGCCTATCCCCATATGACTATCGACCCTGTGGTGCTTGCGGCCCGCACTGTGATGGCGCTGCAGACCATAGCGAGTCGAGAAATCTCACCCCTTGAGCCAAATGTGATCACTGTGGGTTCTATTCATGGGGGCGCTAAGCACAACATTATATCCAATGAAGTGAAACTTCAGCTCACCCTAAGATCTTATAACCCGCAAGTTCGTCAGCAACAGATTGCAGCCATTAAGCGCATGACCAAAGGCATAGCCATGAGTGCAGGCCTGCCCGATAGTTTAATGCCTGTGGTCTATGTTCATCAAGATGAGACGATACCTTCTACTTACAATAACCCTCAATTAGCCAGCTCAGTTCAAGCCAGTATCGAGGGCGAAATAGGTAAGGCTAATGTGGTTAAATCTGAGCCTGTGATGGCAGGTGAAGATTTTGGCCTCTATGGCCTCACTCCCCAGAAGCGTCCCATCACCATCTTCTGGCTTGGCGCCGTAGAGCCTAAACTGTATCAAGCCAGTAAGGTGTCCGGGGAACGTTTGCCATCACTTCACTCAAGCAAGTTTGCCCCCGACTACCCTTTGACTATCAGCACAGGCGTAAGAGCCATGAGCCGAAGTGCCATGGATCTGTTTAATGCTTCATCTTGGTCGCGATAG